Sequence from the Ooceraea biroi isolate clonal line C1 chromosome 2, Obir_v5.4, whole genome shotgun sequence genome:
GACAAAGTGCAAAATCTAGAAAAATGCTAAGAAAAACGTTATCTTTCTCGTGATAAGCATTTTttgtacattaaatattatttacttactaTAAGGGAACTTGgtaataatcgataaaatGTTATTCTGCACTTATTGAACATGCATCGATAGAGCCTTTTTGCGTCTTTGTGCATACGTTGGGTCTTTACaacgaatatttataaattgttttactttAAGAACAGATTACATTATCTCCTTCCAAAGAAATCCAAGGAAAGGTTGAAAATCATTGCTTGTTCCGTTGCCCGAATCGGTTTCGGATGTGTCGAGTAATTTGTCACGTCCTTTCGGTTTTAATGGGTCGTCGCGATCGTTGTCGTAGTTCTCTCCGTCGCAGACGAAGTAACGGTAATAGAACAACCTGGCCCAGTTATCCATTTAGCAACAGCCTATGTGCTCTCGGCGTTATTTCCTCGTCTCAATGATCAAACGCGTATGCACAGTGTGTTTTCTATATTCTTCGTCTATTTCCTATATTTTCAATACgatataatttgaaataaacgaTGTTGCAAATTTTGCTCTTTATCCAGGCTGCAGCCACAAACAGAATCATCGAGCACCGCGAATGCAGCGCATCCTTATCGAATGCCGCAGATGCTTCAAGAAAAGTTTGGCGATGATTTTCCGCTCCGGAAGACAGGTAATTGTCCGTTGTTGAATGCGTCAGTGAGTGACTCGTGCATACTTGGTGCCGGTAGTTTATGTGTGCCGACAGAATGTTTACTAAAGCATGATGTTTCACTGTTCGAGAAACGAGTTGAATCCCGGTGAGCAAACAGCTTGCGCAAATCGCGACATTTATTCATcgcaattataattagttttttTGCAAACGTATTGAAAGGTAAATTCTCCTCAACAAGATTCGCTCGATCGAATTATCTGACGTACGCGTAAGTACGatcaaagtatgtacaataaacgGATATATTGCGTCATCCTTCCTCGTGAAATTCATTTTCCAAATGAATCCTTGCGATTGGTCACCGATTGAGTATCCGTCTTTTGTCGCCTCTTTTGCACCGTGACACTTTGATTTATGCCTGCCTTAAAAAGAGTCGAGGTCATTTTTGCATTTGCTGACTCTTGCTAAATGCGTGCGCACGTGCGGCTTTGTAATTTACATCTTGGCGAATGAATCGTCGATTACCGCCCGCGTTATCTCAACTGATATACGCTCACTTACCTGCGCGACGACCTGCCGACGTGTGTACGTAACTCGTATATCCGCAAACTCGTGCACGCGGACAAAAGCATGTAGTTCCGTGAGGAAGCATGCACACACAACTAGCTTTCAAAAGCACACggtccttttctttcttttcttcttcttcttcttcttcttctttacgCGATCGAGCGCGTCAATAGAGTAAATGCATGATTGCTACAAATCCGGAAATGTGAAGAAAGAGGATAAATTTGTGAAAAGTTTGTGTCGCTAAACTAAAACTTGCTAGTGCACTACTAAAACGGTGCGTTTGCAAACATAGAGCTCCAACGCTTTCTGATTTGCCATTgtaaacttaaaaatttttaactggattttgaattttgaaacgGTGAAAGTGCGCTTACAATACCTCTTGTCCAGGCAAGTGTCACGAGGAGGCATATTAATTTcccttattaattttatgcgcGAACTTTCCATGTCCACTACGTTATATCGATaatacgagcgagcgaacgcgaaTGTAAATTATCGCGACGAGCGTCTTGTATCGTGTTTTCTGGCGCTTTTAATTTCCCCGCCCACCCCCTTTGGTATGACAATGACCGACTAACAACCGGCTGAAAAATTGGCCAGCCTCGGAGCCGAACCTGCTGAAGGTGCGACTAAAACAACGCGTCGAGAGGAACATGGCAGCATCGAGAAATTCACCCCTGATGGCACGCCGGAAGGATCGCCTGCTGTCGCACCTCAAGCGGAAATCGTTACTAGCAAGTACgttcctctctctcacacacttGAGCTTCTTTCGAGAGGGCTACTAAGAGTATCCTAGAATGAGAGAGAGTTCTCTCTATTCTCTCTATTCTTTGCGTGAGCACATTCGTCGACATTTCgtacatatgtaatatattatatatatatcaatgcaTTTCGAGTGTTCGATTAATTGACTGTTGAGTTTTTGACGTTTGCTACTTACTCTCCCATAACAGCATGAATCAGACTTTTTTCCGATTAACACACGTAAATTAGAGGTAGAACGGTCCACTTTGAAAGTAAATCTGACTGAAATAGCTGACAAAAATCCCCAAGTAACGCGACAAATCAACGCGACTTGGACAGAAAACGGCTACTTCGACACTTGTCTCTATTTTGCAACATTTTTCGCATTGTTTTGTTCGGAATTACGATTCgtaataatttacatcacAAATGTGGAAAGTTGATTTATTCTTGAAAGAGAATCGTTAAATTGATTAAACGCCGTTTCTCCCGTTTACGCGTAATACATGCAATTTTGTGCCGAGATTCGGCCGTGCCATCATCAATCTTATTTCATTTCGCATTTCTCACGTCGCGCAATTAGGCGACACGtgtttcctcctcctcctcctcttcctcttcctccgagTTTCGACGTATTAATTGTACGCTTTTCAGACTCTGGCAGCAATCCCGAATCTGGGCCTAACTCTCCTCCGACCGTCAACAATTCTCAGGCCAGTCCCACCGCTGGAAGTAACACAGCGATACAAGAAGTGAGTCgtccattctctctctcccgttaTATCACATGAAAATTCAACTGCAAACGTTCGTCAGCTGTGTACCCCATTACACGAGACTCAACGAGTCACAAGAGTCTACAGCTTATAAAGTCttgtaaattaattcgttGCAGGAAAGCGAGAATCCGGCGTATGGAGGACGTCTCACTAGCAGTAGTCAACAAGGCAGCCTTTCGGATCTTTCGCTCTTCAGTTCACCGTCCATGCCCAACATCTCGTTGGGCAGACCTCACGTGCCGTCGAGCTCGTCGGTGAGTGTCGTCATTTTCCAAATAATCTACCTAAATCGTCCTACAATTGTGCCGGCGATTCTTATCTCTGATTTCTATCTATGTCTTTTCCGGTCGCAGAGCGGGACAAAATTGGCACCAGTCTCCGAAGCGGAAGTGCGTGCCGCGTTTACGGCGCGTCTCGGCATGCCGCTTACCGGTCAAATGCTGCACGGCACCCTACCGTTCTATCCGTCCCTGACGGTCATTGAAGGCGAGCCGACGTACATCCACAAACAGATGCAACAAAATCTCCAGGAGCCACCAACGGCACCACCGCCCGCGGCGTTAGGCAGTAGCAGACAGCATCCAGCGGCAGTGTACCACGCTGCAGCGCCAATCACAGATACACAAGTAGCACACGCGAGACTGCATAAGGCTGGTCACCGGCCTTTAGGTAGTATGTTCCCTCTTTGTCTTCGTAGAAGCCCTTACGCACACGTGCCCTCGTGTTCCAATAATGGGCAATGGTCTCCGTGAGAAAAAAGCGAAGCTCGCCGAGCTGGACGTGTTCCGATCCGTGTCCGGAGGTTCTTTCAGGGACCATTCCCGCGTGAAACACTGCACGTGTCCTTCAAAGTCCTACTGTCACACTTGCGCGCGTGCATCGACTTACGTGCACTTacgatgtttctttttttcttcttctcctttccTCGCGCACAGGTAGAACCCAATCGGCACCGTTGCCGCTGGGCCATCCGATGCTGCAGGGTGGTATGATCGCGCCAACTACGCACTACGAGGAATATCTCGCGGAGAAGCAGCTACACGATCAGCAACAGGCGCACAATTATCTGAAACAGCAAATACGTCAGACGGTACTGACGCGGGTCGGTTCACGCGGACAGGCTAATCAACTGGACGAGGCGTCCGAGACCGAAGAGTCCGAGGTGATTGATCTCACGGGCAAGAAGGACCACGCGGAGGAGAGCGAGATCTCGAAGCAACAGAGAGATCGCGAACAATTTCTGCAGCAGCAAAGAGATCTCATGATGAGACACACGCTGCAGACGAGCGAGTCGACCGTCTATGCCGGAAGCAGGACTTGTCAGTCGGCCAGGCCACTATCGAGAGCGCTATCGAGTCCGCTGGTACATTTAGGTAAATCTCTTGGAATGTTGTACATCTTTAGCTCACTACCGATACTTTTGCTGATATTGATACTTTTTGTCGAAAGGTCCCCAGAGCGGCGGCAGCGACATATTTGCGCGAGGTTCCCCGCACCGACCCACCACTGGATTAGCTTACGATCCGCTCATGTTGAAGCACGCGTGCGTTTGCGGCGATACAGTCAGGGGTCATCCCGAACACGGTGGCCGATTGCAGAGCGTATGGGCTAGATTGTCGGAAACGGGCCTGTTGCAACGATGTGACCGGATACGTTCGCGTAAAGCTACGCTTGAAGAGATTCAGACGTGCCACAGCGAAGCACATGCCCTATTATTCGGTGAGTTTTCCTCTTCATTTCGAGCAATCGTAAATAATCAACCAAGAGTAAATGCTAATTATTATCGAGAAGCGGCGATATATCTGATCTGATTTCGTGATGTGCGCAGGAACGAATCCGATAAGCCGACAAAAACTGGACGTGTTGCCTATAAAGAATTTCGTTCGACTTCCCTGCGGCGGGATTGGAGTCGATTCCGACACGACGTGGAACGAGTTTAATACCGCGCCCGCCGCCCGAATGGCAGTGGGATGCGTCGTCGATCTTGCCTTCAAAACCGCGATGGGCGACATTAAGAACGGTTTTGCCGTGGTGAGACCACCCGGTCATCACGCGGAGCCGAATCAGGCCATGGGCTTTTGCTTCTTCAATTCGGTGGCGATCGCAGCGAGGTTGCTTCAACAAAAGTTCAACGTTAAAAAGATCCTAATCTTGGATTGGGTAAGAATCATTGTCACCATAATTGCATAATGCGCAacgcataataattttaacatgtCTATTAACGAGTGCAACGGGATTACTctacaatttttcaaaatcatTCGTCACAAATGCAAATGTGATCTGGTTACGCGGTCACGCGGTTTTTCCGCCATTGTCCTACAATGGCGAAATATTACATGCTTTGCGTGTTTTCAGGACGTCCATCACGGAAACGGTACTCAGCAAATGTTTTACGACGACTCGCGGGTGCTGTATCTGTCGATACACAGACACGACGATGGTAATTTCTTCCCTGGAACCGGAGGGCCTACCGAGTGCGGTGCCGGCGAGGGTCTGGGCTACAACGTCAACGTGGCGTGGTCTGGCGGCTTGAATCCGCCCATGGGTGATGCGGAGTATCTCGCGGCGTTTCGCACAATCGTCATGCCGATCGCCAAGGAATTCGATCCGGACATCGTGCTCGTCTCGGCCGGCTTCGATGCGGCTGTTGGACATCCGACGCCGTTGGGCGGTTACGAAGTCAGTCCCGCATGTTTCGGCAAAATGACGCAGCAGTTACTTACTCTGGCGGACGGCAAAGTCGTCCTCGCTCTGGAGGGCGGTTACGATTTAACAGCAATCTGTGATTCGGCACAAGAGTGCGTTCGAGCATTGCTCGGTGACGAGCCCAGTCCTCTCCGAGACGAGGAACTCACGAGGATACCCTGTCAAAACGCCATAGACACGCTACAGAAGACCATTGCCATTCAGGTAAGTTCAGATTGAACGCCGAACGTGATTTTGGAGCATCTCTGCAAATTCTGCAGAGCAAAAAGAAATGCGTCTCTTATTCGCGATATGTAAAATGTCTTTTATTTCATCAGATGTCACATTGGCCTTGCGTGAAACTTACCGCTCATACAGTCGCGATGAGCGCGATAGAAGCGAGCCAAAAGGAACGCGATGAAACGGAAACGGTATCCGCAATGGCCTCTCTGTCGATGCAACAGCCTACGAATCTCACGTTAGTATTGGATCCACTCCTATCTCGcgtgcacacacgtacacacatttCGACGTTATTGAATAAtacatttgtttttgtttGACTCGCAGTACCACGCCAGAACATTCCCGAGAGGTTTCCGAGGAACCGATGGAGCAGGACGAGGCCAAGTGAGACGCGCGAAAATCATTCTACTAGATGTAGAAGGCATAATTGTACGAAACTGTGCAAATGCTCTTTGAGATCTCGAAAAGTGCATTTCTCAGTGTAAATCGTCGCCGGCACCGCCGCACCGCGGACAGGCAGGCAGATTTGCTGGTCAGTTTGAAATTTTCCACTCGCGTAAACACACAGTCGACCTGCATATTCGTGCACGGTCTCAGCTACGGGAGTTATGACTCTTGAGATTGGTAGATTGGCCAAGTAACAAGGAAGACGTGATCTGCAAGATTTCGAGGAGAGGGGGATCTCGACGATGGCTCGTGACGCCATGATGTGTACGTCGCAAGCTCGCAgatcttcctctcttttttccttttttgtgCTAGATGCGAGGACGCGTAGGTGTTTGTGAATCTTGCAAATGGTTCTATTGTTCTTTGCGCTTTCGGAGCGCAAGATTGTTGTATAGTTTAGCTACGGATGACAAATTCGATTGTCGTTAGATAGATTTATCTTCTTCCCTTCCCCCTCATTTTTTAACGTGGAATGCAAGGtttatatgcaatctttttaacaagaaattgCGTGTTAACATTGTTGAGAGATGAACTCGAACGCGCTAAATGTCTTTCGCCCACCCAAATTGAACGAATGCTCGGCAAATTTCCAATTTCGCAGTGTCTTATCGACAAACAACGAATGATTTTGAAACTCGATACTGGAACAGAGACATTCTTCCAATGTTGTTAGTAAATTTTCCCCTTGTATGGACAATTCCGTGCGGCCGCTTTAAAACCGTGAAATTGCTGATCAAGCGCTTTTTATCATTTACTAATTTGGTGGGGGAAAAACGCGTAAACACGCGCGTTCTTTCTAAAGATGACAAAGCAGTTACAGCTACATCAGCTGTGCACATAGCTTATTGACGTCGTCGAGGTAAGTAGCAAGATGTCGAATTCTCACAGCTACGCGTAAAACAAGTCTGATACATCGTGTTGCCTTGGATAGTTTGCAGGAAAGAATAATTCCATATATATTgctgtgtatatacatatatacatgtatcttTCAATGTTAATTACGACTCGAACGTCTATTCGGAACGCTCTTTCAACGAGTTGAACATTTTTTATCGAAACATTCAGGGAGACGAGTACAgggaattttaaaaaaacaagcTGTGTTAACGGGAATTAATCCGAATCATGGAGATCCTTTTTGTATTACGCCTATTGTTGCGAAAGACACGTAATATACgtcacgataatattaatcacgTTGTAAACGTGGACTTTTTGATTTGCGTGCGAATTCAATTTCTCAGGACTTGggaatgtattttaaaataagattGAGGAGCGAGGGCAACGTAAATGGTATCATCAAGATTACCATTTTCCACTTTCTCTTTATAATGAACAAAATACAGTTCCAATAATATCTTGTTATTCGAGGGAGAAGTATCTGTTGGATATTTTGTATCTGGACATTAGTTTCTTCGTGACGGTTCAAACATTGAGGTAATGTTTTATAACGAGTCATATAACGTTGGTAACTTGTAAAAACCGAACGAACGAATTGCGttgaaatgcaattaattaaaagtaattatacGACGAGCGCTTTCAGGATAAAGTGGATCGCGCGTGTTTTGCTCGAGCATACTCGATGTGTGAGAGGAAACGGATAAATTTCCACGCTTCTCTAGAAAAGTACGTGCAATAAGAACAATTGGACAAATATGTAATGTTACAAAAGACAGAGTATAGAGTGAGTCTTCTCCGCGCCTTCGCGAATGATTTACGATACATTCGGTGAAGACACGCGCGCATGCATCGTGCTGGTCACTAGCGCTTTACTGTCTCGTCGTCTGATTCGCTTTCCCCGTTGTTTAGTCGCCCGAGACTGGCGAAAGTTTCTCGAGCGTGAACCGTTTTCGTTCGAAACGGGACGATTTATCCGTGATAcgtaaaaggaaaaaaaaaagatcgatGTCTAGTTTCTAAGGCAATATTATGTCATGTACGTGAGAGTATGTGCGGATATATGCATACGACGCTACGTGCACGCGCTGTGAAATGTGATGTCCGAAAGATCGCCGCCGTATCGTATCTCGTATCGCATCGTGCCGAAACGCAGAGAGATGCCCTGACAAGTCGCTTCACCATTCTACACTCGATTAATTACAATTGATGTCGCAGCTGATACTTGGACCCTGGACAGAActtgataaatttattcagatCAACTTGTCGATGTAGATAATACAATTCTAATTTTCGAATCGTCTTTATCGTAATTTCGACAGTGAGTCAAGAGGTTTAACTTGCaaattgtatgtatgtacgttaAATGAATCACAAAGACTTTTCAAAAgtaacatttaaaatacaCGTTTCTTTTCCTGACATACGTTCGTTAAAATGTGTACAATTTTACATCAGTTTTATTCATTCGTACCGTAAACAGTTTGATAAACACACGAGTTGAAATGAATAGATGGATTAACATTACGAGATTGGGCATTCTCTTTGAAATTCGTAATATGAATCGAAGCTCACTCAAGTATTTGCTGCTAAGAACTTTTTCTTGTTTATCACGCAATTCACTGCCAATGATAAGCATATGATATGgtcacgcacgcgcgcgtttccacAAGTACGTGCAGTAGCGTCGATGTAACGTTAACGTTTcttgttaatattttcaagCGCATGGGTGAGATGCAGAACGAACCGAGGATATCGTTCTGGCAGAGTTTCAACTTGAATTTTTGACGCGAACAAAGGCTGGTGTGATTTTTgtgatattttgtaaaaagagGATAAGCTATAGATGGTTAATTAAGAGTATACGTCGAGGATGTGTGTAAGACGAgtagagagacagagagagacagagagaaaaaggtaAATATAATTCACAGATACAAGCATTTATTTTTGTGTCATGCATTttacgaagaaaagaaaaagataaaaaaagaacagagaTGATTATAAgaggaaaatatattgataaacaAATTACgagattgcatatattatatatatatatatatatatatacgtacacgcGCAGAATTTGTCATTTATGAAATAGAGgatgtacacacatacattgtACACATCGATACATTGTATATCCGTTGTGTATCGCAAGAATCTCAAGAGTGTCTGTTAAATGTTTGTCCCTATAAAAATTCACCGAGGAAACGTTGCGTGTAAAGATTGACTCGATGTATGTCAAGTATATAAATTCAAACCCAGcctatgtatgtataatagagTAAGCAGATTaaagtgtgcgtgtgtgtgcatgaGTACATCATTATGATTCGTGAGTACATCAATCTGTCGTTGAGACATTGAACGATTCTATTTAAGTAGTTATCAAAGGTaattttaaatggaaaaaatgATGCATATTTACCTGTCATGTAATTTAAGAACGAGTTGGCCGTTGTTGACATTGTCACTCGTTGTGATTGTCACGTCAATCATAGTTGAGATATAAACGGTCCACAACTCACTGGAGAACGAGTTATTTTTCAAGATTAGGGAGAGACGAGTATTCTCGTCGCGGGCCTATAAACGTCAAAGTTTCGTTACAGTTATCCTTTGCCCTTTCTGCGTTTGCTTCTTGTCACTGACTTTATCACTGCTCAGTCGTATCCAAGTGATCGAATAAGCCGAGGGATTCAAGTCCGTATTCGTACCTCGCGTTTAGCGCTAAATATGGCTAAATGTGTAATATCTCGATTCGTCTCAAAGATTACATTCGCACTGTTACGTACGAGAGAGCGTCCACTTTTAGACTCGAATATAACTTGAAAACTCAAATTTCGATCGCCACATTTAATTCTAAACAAATGCGAGGTATGaaacgtattattataaacggatttttaatctttccgATTCTTGTCCGAGTAGAATGGACACTTTGTACAATCAAGATTTCCTGTGAGTTTAAtttggtgtgtgtgtgtggagagagagagagagagagagagagagagagagaaaacttgTGACATTCCGGTATCATCACCCATGTCAAGTTGATACAAACTAGATgtaaatgaatataaatatagaatctTATCTGAACGCCAAGCATAAATGTGGATTTTAACAGAGCTCTATTGTTACGTTATACACATGCACGAATATATTGTCTATATATTGCATAAGCTTAATGTAATagtcataaattttttatgtatataaatgtacctcgtaaaacaatttttttttaataaaaagtatagtCATTGTGTTAAACGTTACTATCCCTGTTACATCATACTGTCTAGCATACTTTTACTCGAACGAGATATATCGTTTTAAGGATTGTGTTTATCAATGGAGATTTTAGTTTGAAGAATGATTAAACAAAGTGTGCAAACGACATTTTCGATTTATATGATAtacatgcgtgtgtgtgtggcgcgcgtatatatgtatatatatctggatattttcaaagtgtagTCACATCAATTCACAGTTCTTacattatatgaattttatacaGCATAGTGACAAAGTGCTTTACTTACACTACACAAGTATGACAATTTGTAGCAGGTTTTTGTATAGgaaaaaaaatcgcatagcAATACTCACAAACATGATTAAAACGAGAATTCAATCATTTACGCGCGTATTTGATATAAGACATATGCACGTGTCGTAACTGGGGCGGCGTTGAATATGCATAAAACTCGCGTTCAAGTCATCCGTTTCAATATGTACAATGGTAAATGAGGAATATAACGAAAAGTGATATCTTCTTCTTCGAGTTGAAATGTCACTATACTGAATCGATGTACAATGTATTCCGCCGTTCATAATTTGCATGCTCAATCATGGAGAAACTTTCGTCTATATTGAATGAACGTTCAAGAATGCATACAGGTACAATACAGGTTTTACAATCGTTCATCAAATTATCTCACAAGTACCGAATTCTAAGTGTATAACGATGTAGACGATGTAGATACATCCCGTTTCATCAGATATTATGGTAGTTTGAATCGGAAATCGGTTTTGGATTGAAAACTTTTAACAGAATTTCCATCGATTTCCACATTCATTGCACAGCACGAATGTAGTCATCGGCTCGTCGGCCGAGCGTGTTTGCACTTGGTTGTATGTGCAGTTGCGTTTCTTGCATTTGCCGCACTTGAGCAAATCTGTCTTGGTTCCCTGCACGGTAGCGAGTTGCGCATCGTTGATAGCCTCTTTCTTAAATTGCTCGCGCAGTTGCTTGATCTCGTCGCTCGCCATTTCCTCCGCCGTCATCACCGCGAGCCGAGCAGGCGTGATTGCACCTACGAGGAAGTTCATTCGCAGATTCGGATTCTTTGCGTCGCGCAAATTGGCCACTCTGCTGCGCACCTAAACACACCATTTCAACAGAGAATCACATGAAAATGAGCGCGTTATAGCAACCGAGGCATCTGCTAAATCATAATAATAGAGAACATTTACCCTATTCTTGTATCTGTTATCAGTGTTTTTGAATTCCGCATAAATCGCTTCTTCCAGTTCTTCCGCCAGTTCTTCTGGACTGGCACATCCATCGATCACCTTGCCGTCTACGCGCAAAGCTGCTACTAACAGTTCTCTACATTTTAATCTGACTGCGTCTGTCGTAGTAGGAGCGGGAAAGGATGCTTGTTTCCTTTGAACATCTTTGCTCGGTTTTTCCTCCTTTACTTTCACGTCGCTTGTGTCCGTTGTatccttttctttcctctgATCGCTCTCTTCCTTCCCTTTATCTGATTTGTCATCCTTCTTCTTAGAGCTACTCGACGAAGTCGAGTCCTTTTCTTTGTTGGATCCTAATTGGATTGAAATATCTCGATTACTACCAGACAAGACAAGATCGATCCCGGACGTGTCTCGCACTCACGTGACATACATACCAGACAAGAACTTTTTCCAGTTTTTGATGAGAGTCTTTGACAAGGAAATAACCTCTTCATCCCTGCTCGACTTCCTCAAAGCGTTTACGGTCATTCCAATGCGCGTCTTGGTCAAGAGCTCCAGGTCGACGGGCAGTTTTTGAAGTATCTTGAGCAATTCCAAAGCTTGTTCCTGGCcctaataaataaagatagtaCGTTACATATGGGCACTACGACTTGACCAATCAAACTATTCAAGTAACAAAGTGCAGAAATCGACTTGTTGCATAATAACGACACAGTTAAACATTGAAGGATATCGCGTAAACACGCGTATAAACGTACGCAAACCCGAGATAAGTCGAATACATTCGAAACGTTaaacgtttctctctctctctctcgcgcgcgcgcgcacgcgacgaTGCCTGCTCACAGGTTGATAACGTGCACGCGGCAGATGCCCCATGTgtcgttaaaaaaaaacatagcGCTCCCGTTCTCGTTGGAAGGCTCGTctttacacgcgcgcgctcgggCCAATATACTGCGATCTTTATTTTACTCACTTACTCACCGTCCCGTCTCCGCTCGACATTTTGTTGAGTTTCTTCTGGATCCGTAATACTTCCTCTTCAGCGCTCATTGTCGCGGATCGCACGCAATCGAAACACTGTGCAAAAATGGATTGTAAACAAGCGCGGGATGCGAGACGACAACAGAATTACCGTTGACGCTACGAACGCTCACGACGCTCACGATCGTGGTTCGCGACAGTCGGTACTCGGTTCGTAATGGACAGTCAACTCGAATACCGATGAGCGTAAACCTATACTGAGAAATTCCATGGAAA
This genomic interval carries:
- the LOC105279181 gene encoding transcription elongation factor S-II isoform X1 → MSAEEEVLRIQKKLNKMSSGDGTGQEQALELLKILQKLPVDLELLTKTRIGMTVNALRKSSRDEEVISLSKTLIKNWKKFLSGSNKEKDSTSSSSSKKKDDKSDKGKEESDQRKEKDTTDTSDVKVKEEKPSKDVQRKQASFPAPTTTDAVRLKCRELLVAALRVDGKVIDGCASPEELAEELEEAIYAEFKNTDNRYKNRVRSRVANLRDAKNPNLRMNFLVGAITPARLAVMTAEEMASDEIKQLREQFKKEAINDAQLATVQGTKTDLLKCGKCKKRNCTYNQVQTRSADEPMTTFVLCNECGNRWKFC
- the LOC105279181 gene encoding transcription elongation factor S-II isoform X2 yields the protein MTVNALRKSSRDEEVISLSKTLIKNWKKFLSGSNKEKDSTSSSSSKKKDDKSDKGKEESDQRKEKDTTDTSDVKVKEEKPSKDVQRKQASFPAPTTTDAVRLKCRELLVAALRVDGKVIDGCASPEELAEELEEAIYAEFKNTDNRYKNRVRSRVANLRDAKNPNLRMNFLVGAITPARLAVMTAEEMASDEIKQLREQFKKEAINDAQLATVQGTKTDLLKCGKCKKRNCTYNQVQTRSADEPMTTFVLCNECGNRWKFC